Proteins encoded by one window of Fictibacillus marinisediminis:
- a CDS encoding aminoacyl--tRNA ligase-related protein produces the protein MLLYIPLKKLNTNRERVLGDLENLYYLSESILHIEVNDQMLIVDTLNHREVKKQIKRYFTQPSTNPTLKQKVLEDNTMHIPSYHSSFVHSSTGAILTGDSSFLEEAFDRLICQIAKKHHVVFKHYPSFLSNKSMHVSGYAKCFPQRLYRLSEIPHEFDILTQYRKLSQSHQDTNHLFKTTDHFLQPCICYHVYEELASQSNPELLQLYSAKGRCYRHEHPHRLSPTRLQEFTMREIVFVGSDKDVKNVRMQLLSDVWDLFEDLGLRGYLTTSNDPFFLHENQDKKFYQIADNTKYEIIFSPNEDIHVSIASGNHCGTMLCDAFQLNKESPSLFSGCVAFGLDRWVQAFLYHYGSDKKGWPSLIRNLIV, from the coding sequence ATGTTACTTTATATTCCTTTAAAAAAACTAAATACAAACCGGGAACGTGTTCTCGGTGATCTGGAAAATCTCTACTACCTCTCTGAAAGTATCCTTCACATCGAAGTCAACGATCAGATGTTAATTGTGGATACTTTAAATCATCGAGAAGTGAAAAAACAGATCAAAAGATATTTTACCCAGCCATCCACCAACCCAACCCTTAAGCAAAAAGTGTTGGAGGACAATACAATGCATATTCCCTCCTACCATAGTTCATTTGTTCATTCTTCCACTGGTGCCATATTGACAGGCGACAGTTCATTTCTAGAGGAAGCCTTCGACCGGTTAATATGTCAGATTGCCAAAAAACATCACGTGGTTTTTAAACACTATCCCTCGTTTCTCTCCAACAAAAGTATGCATGTAAGTGGATATGCTAAATGTTTCCCCCAACGTTTGTATCGCTTAAGTGAAATTCCTCATGAGTTTGATATCCTTACACAGTATCGAAAATTATCTCAGAGTCATCAAGACACGAATCATCTCTTTAAAACTACCGACCACTTCTTACAACCCTGTATCTGTTACCATGTTTATGAGGAGTTGGCCTCTCAGTCGAATCCAGAGCTCTTACAGTTATATTCTGCCAAAGGAAGATGTTATCGACATGAACATCCTCACCGATTGTCTCCTACGAGATTGCAGGAATTCACAATGAGAGAAATTGTTTTTGTTGGCTCTGACAAAGACGTGAAAAACGTTCGGATGCAGTTACTGAGTGATGTTTGGGATCTTTTTGAGGATTTGGGTCTTCGAGGATATCTCACCACCTCGAACGATCCCTTTTTTTTACATGAGAATCAAGATAAAAAGTTTTATCAAATTGCAGACAATACGAAATATGAAATCATTTTTTCTCCAAATGAGGACATTCATGTATCCATTGCATCCGGTAACCATTGTGGTACAATGCTCTGCGATGCATTCCAATTAAACAAAGAATCTCCTTCCCTTTTTTCTGGCTGTGTGGCCTTTGGGCTTGACCGTTGGGTACAAGCTTTTCTGTATCATTATGGCTCTGACAAAAAAGGGTGGCCGTCCCTGATACGTAATCTTATTGTATAA
- a CDS encoding glycosyltransferase family 2 protein has translation MNIIIPMAGKGERLKKAGYSLPKMLVECEGEPLFSWALQGLKPFFQKPYKLIFICLKRDLQHTSLLKKIKQYCPYPCTVFTIESWTRGQAETVLKAKQYINNQQPLLIFNCDTYIDIGYHSWSPHQNCADGVVWSFESTEPNLSYIKANLDGTVDEVLEKTPMSPYASTGLYFFKTGASFVQLAEKAIDSKWRAAGEYYVGPLYNELIKQGNTIKMEIVKTCFPLGTTDEIERFRKHFKACDRI, from the coding sequence ATGAATATCATCATCCCTATGGCTGGTAAAGGAGAACGGTTAAAGAAAGCAGGCTATTCTCTTCCTAAAATGTTAGTAGAATGCGAGGGAGAACCTTTATTTTCCTGGGCGTTACAAGGATTAAAACCTTTTTTTCAGAAGCCCTATAAATTGATATTCATCTGTTTAAAACGGGATCTACAACACACCTCACTTCTAAAGAAAATCAAACAGTATTGCCCGTATCCTTGCACGGTCTTTACCATTGAATCTTGGACCAGAGGACAAGCAGAAACAGTATTAAAGGCCAAACAGTACATCAATAATCAACAACCTTTACTTATCTTTAATTGTGATACCTATATTGATATCGGTTACCATTCATGGTCACCTCATCAAAATTGTGCAGACGGTGTAGTTTGGAGCTTCGAATCCACAGAACCGAATTTAAGTTATATTAAAGCAAACTTAGATGGTACGGTTGACGAAGTACTGGAAAAGACGCCAATGTCTCCTTATGCATCAACCGGCCTGTATTTCTTTAAAACAGGTGCCTCGTTTGTTCAGCTAGCGGAAAAGGCCATTGACAGCAAATGGAGGGCAGCTGGAGAATATTATGTTGGACCGTTATACAACGAACTCATTAAGCAAGGAAACACAATAAAAATGGAAATTGTAAAAACATGTTTTCCCCTGGGAACTACTGATGAAATTGAACGATTCCGGAAACATTTTAAAGCATGTGACAGGATCTAA
- a CDS encoding 5' nucleotidase, NT5C type: MRIVIDLDGTLCELRQSHMTYSELEPLPGAIEGVKQLKNQGHEIIIHTARNMKTQHGNVGKVIANVGKQTLDWLDRYEIPYDEVVFGKPYGEVYIDDLALSFKNWPDALTWIKEIQV, encoded by the coding sequence ATGAGAATTGTGATAGATCTTGACGGCACGTTGTGTGAACTACGTCAATCACACATGACCTACTCGGAATTAGAACCACTACCTGGAGCAATAGAGGGCGTAAAACAATTAAAGAATCAAGGTCATGAAATTATCATACACACGGCTAGAAATATGAAAACACAGCATGGAAATGTGGGAAAGGTTATTGCGAATGTAGGGAAACAAACGTTAGATTGGCTCGATCGTTATGAGATCCCTTACGATGAAGTCGTATTCGGAAAACCCTATGGGGAAGTATACATCGATGATCTAGCCCTTTCATTTAAAAATTGGCCGGATGCACTAACATGGATTAAGGAAATCCAAGTATGA
- a CDS encoding aminoglycoside phosphotransferase family protein, producing MNESYNSRFFNSLQLTNNGLTVKKTSHKTDILQSEILWYIQLPSSLHIYMPRVHGYSLGSNNMYVELERISSPTLSQLYLKKDNVNWDHVGEAVQAMLSDFQQYQMPLDKEQIHSMYWDKTINRLTEYLQKNLLVHRGSHVKKALKINGKSYPNPLLLLMENQNYLLDLLNTNSGAIIHGDLCFSNIFYDDQTRRIKVIDPRGSFGKLTPYGDPRYDLAKLRHSLSGYDLLIHNRFDVQTTSTCIEYQLHTTEKQVGIHDVLADILQLNDKKVRLIEALLFLSMIPLHQDFPQRQWVMYGLGTELLYQLLQDGQ from the coding sequence ATGAATGAAAGTTATAATTCACGCTTCTTCAATTCCTTACAACTCACAAATAATGGTCTGACCGTAAAGAAAACCAGTCATAAGACGGACATTCTTCAAAGTGAAATTTTATGGTACATTCAATTACCCTCTTCCCTTCATATCTATATGCCTCGTGTACATGGGTACTCTTTAGGTTCCAATAACATGTATGTGGAATTGGAACGTATTTCTTCCCCTACTCTATCCCAACTTTATTTGAAAAAAGATAATGTCAATTGGGATCATGTTGGAGAGGCCGTACAAGCCATGTTATCTGATTTCCAGCAATATCAAATGCCCTTAGATAAAGAGCAAATTCACTCCATGTATTGGGACAAAACCATAAACCGGTTAACTGAGTATCTACAAAAAAATCTGTTGGTTCATAGGGGAAGCCATGTTAAAAAAGCGTTAAAAATTAACGGAAAATCGTACCCTAACCCGCTGCTTTTATTAATGGAGAATCAAAACTATCTTTTGGATCTCCTGAATACAAACAGTGGAGCTATTATCCATGGGGATCTTTGTTTTTCCAACATCTTTTATGATGATCAAACTCGACGTATCAAGGTGATTGATCCGAGAGGCTCCTTCGGGAAGCTTACGCCATATGGGGATCCACGTTATGATCTTGCAAAACTAAGGCATAGTTTATCAGGTTATGACTTGCTTATTCACAATCGTTTCGATGTGCAGACCACTTCTACTTGCATTGAATACCAACTTCACACCACTGAAAAACAAGTAGGTATTCACGATGTATTGGCCGATATTCTTCAATTAAATGATAAAAAAGTTCGCCTCATTGAAGCACTTCTTTTTCTTTCCATGATTCCACTTCATCAAGACTTTCCTCAACGGCAGTGGGTCATGTACGGGTTGGGAACCGAACTTTTGTATCAACTTCTACAAGATGGACAATAG
- a CDS encoding M2 family metallopeptidase, with amino-acid sequence MELQRLNMEMKQKYERMMDSLWHLLVTGNPDLIEAADQTEKAYQTLLLSQEVQQLIKSKTKERSNNTSLEHMQINMLRNETLEFSYDLTLREQMNELWSGLNFHFATFRPTIDGQTFTESELLGELENQPDPNERKKYWEAYMKSGQEIEDQLLTLVKKRNQVAREKGYSNFYELKLSTQDLNVKDVKETIYHIKSSLDPIYEYLKQMIDEEIMEKFNISSQEIQPWHYQHPFFQYYKNNHINCSIDMLDIKDFFEKINLDIAPLIQNGNFTNDQEKSPTGFCFHVDRQGDIRISVNQNPTFQSIQTLLHELGHGAYEMSMNPSLPFLLKQPSQIFISEAIALLFEKIPLYSIHFPSKDASEVLAKETYYQNLLVRLYWTMTLTLFEMQLYENPEQNLNELWWTLVKDIQKVNPPEDWDFPYWASKSHLSSLPVYYHNYLFGELIASTLFIYLKSSFKEPFSPDAIQDLKEHLFYPGASLRWKDASNADFFLPITSQYLKDEIKAYFKTKSD; translated from the coding sequence ATGGAATTACAGCGGCTCAATATGGAAATGAAGCAAAAATATGAGAGAATGATGGATTCTTTATGGCATTTACTTGTAACTGGAAATCCAGATTTGATTGAAGCAGCCGATCAAACTGAAAAGGCTTATCAAACCCTATTATTATCCCAAGAGGTACAGCAACTGATCAAATCAAAGACAAAGGAGCGATCAAATAACACCTCGCTTGAACATATGCAAATCAATATGCTTCGGAATGAAACATTAGAGTTTAGTTATGATTTGACCTTACGAGAACAAATGAATGAGTTGTGGAGTGGGCTTAACTTCCATTTCGCTACATTCCGTCCTACCATTGATGGACAAACCTTTACAGAAAGCGAACTCCTTGGGGAACTGGAAAACCAACCTGATCCCAATGAACGTAAAAAGTATTGGGAAGCTTATATGAAGAGTGGCCAAGAAATTGAGGATCAGTTACTCACTTTAGTTAAGAAGAGAAATCAAGTTGCACGAGAAAAGGGATATTCAAACTTTTATGAACTTAAATTGTCCACACAGGATTTAAATGTAAAGGATGTAAAAGAAACCATTTATCATATCAAATCCTCTCTAGATCCTATATATGAATACCTTAAACAAATGATTGATGAAGAAATCATGGAAAAGTTTAATATCTCATCTCAAGAAATTCAGCCTTGGCATTATCAGCATCCTTTTTTTCAGTACTATAAAAATAATCATATAAACTGTTCAATTGATATGCTAGACATCAAGGATTTTTTTGAAAAAATCAACCTCGACATCGCACCACTAATCCAAAATGGGAATTTCACCAATGATCAAGAAAAAAGCCCCACTGGCTTTTGTTTTCATGTGGACCGACAGGGAGACATTCGAATTTCAGTGAATCAAAATCCCACCTTTCAATCTATTCAGACACTGCTCCATGAACTCGGTCATGGTGCTTATGAAATGTCCATGAACCCCTCTCTTCCCTTTTTACTTAAACAGCCTTCGCAAATCTTTATCAGTGAAGCGATCGCCTTGTTGTTCGAGAAAATCCCTCTATATTCTATCCATTTCCCTTCCAAAGACGCTTCGGAGGTTTTAGCTAAAGAAACATACTATCAAAACTTGTTGGTCCGGCTGTATTGGACCATGACCTTAACGTTGTTTGAAATGCAGTTATACGAAAATCCCGAACAAAACCTAAACGAGTTATGGTGGACATTGGTAAAAGACATTCAAAAGGTGAACCCACCTGAGGACTGGGACTTTCCATATTGGGCAAGTAAATCACACCTCTCCAGCTTACCTGTTTACTACCATAACTACTTATTTGGTGAATTAATTGCCTCTACTCTATTTATTTATTTGAAATCATCTTTTAAGGAACCCTTTTCCCCAGATGCTATACAGGATCTAAAAGAACACTTGTTTTATCCAGGTGCTTCTCTTAGATGGAAAGATGCGTCTAACGCTGATTTTTTCCTTCCCATAACCTCTCAGTATTTAAAAGATGAAATAAAAGCTTATTTTAAAACAAAGAGTGATTAA
- a CDS encoding sugar phosphate isomerase/epimerase family protein has product MRFNPYISYHVSQWKHDYLAAFKRISDHGMTSVEMGSAFLQDISLIKSHLDAYGLTLSSVFEFGHFQNFRRKREILMHHSLLAHKMSRLGVPMVILAPGLRYKDTSLSQMYMFIDEITKIYSSYNITTTIHPHFKQCIFFEKDITSLLENVNQPLFLLPDTCHLNLANIDTASFFQRFSRFVKGVHVRELSSILFSFLIDILQKDSWIIIEESEKIKASLTTIDFNIKEVKKFIGFEA; this is encoded by the coding sequence ATGAGGTTTAATCCGTATATATCGTATCATGTTAGTCAATGGAAACATGATTACCTTGCGGCCTTTAAACGAATTTCCGATCACGGGATGACATCGGTAGAAATGGGAAGTGCCTTTCTCCAGGATATTTCCCTCATTAAATCTCATCTGGACGCATATGGCCTTACCCTTTCATCCGTATTTGAATTTGGTCATTTTCAAAATTTTCGTCGAAAACGAGAAATCTTGATGCATCATAGTTTATTAGCTCATAAAATGTCACGTCTAGGAGTTCCGATGGTCATACTGGCTCCTGGGTTACGTTATAAAGATACGTCCCTCTCCCAGATGTACATGTTTATTGACGAAATCACAAAAATTTACTCATCTTATAATATAACGACTACGATTCATCCTCATTTTAAACAATGTATTTTTTTTGAAAAGGACATAACGTCACTTTTAGAAAATGTCAATCAACCCCTTTTTCTTTTACCTGACACCTGTCATTTAAACTTAGCTAATATTGATACCGCTTCTTTTTTTCAAAGATTCTCAAGGTTTGTTAAGGGAGTCCATGTACGAGAGCTATCGAGTATCCTTTTTTCTTTCTTAATTGATATTCTTCAAAAGGATTCCTGGATCATTATTGAAGAAAGCGAAAAGATAAAAGCCTCCCTTACTACCATCGACTTCAATATTAAAGAAGTAAAAAAATTCATAGGATTTGAGGCTTAA
- a CDS encoding phytanoyl-CoA dioxygenase family protein, whose amino-acid sequence MIHIQDEQKEFFDKEGYLVLSDVYPQQYITLVMEEYERIRVHLLQNKSILQNRDKPLFSLYPRLRDYHKKNSIVADAIFKTHLFDLMAEIIGEEPLLISTSYYFKSPDTPGLPMHQDNYAFGVTPGTTYAAWISLDGSDHENGGLTFIKGSQKMKLIQPKTKTNSVREYFSDAGQKVEIDDPDQIINVQTKPGDIVIFNGRIIHGSTKNESSYRFRRSLIGHFTGASVERLALNFNWLYNRYGEKVRRRLNKNTKITEKYGTVFSIKQAHYFEDWR is encoded by the coding sequence ATGATCCATATTCAAGATGAGCAAAAGGAATTTTTTGATAAGGAAGGCTATTTGGTTCTTTCAGATGTTTATCCGCAACAATACATCACGTTAGTAATGGAGGAATACGAACGCATAAGGGTTCATCTTCTTCAAAATAAATCCATCCTTCAAAACCGTGATAAACCCTTATTCAGCTTGTATCCTCGCTTACGCGATTATCACAAAAAGAATTCGATTGTTGCCGATGCCATTTTTAAAACACATCTGTTTGACTTAATGGCTGAAATCATTGGTGAGGAACCCCTTCTGATCTCTACTAGTTATTATTTTAAGTCTCCCGATACACCTGGATTGCCGATGCACCAAGACAATTATGCCTTCGGCGTTACACCGGGCACAACGTACGCAGCTTGGATTAGCTTGGATGGTTCAGATCATGAAAACGGCGGTTTAACTTTTATTAAAGGTTCACAAAAAATGAAGTTGATTCAACCTAAGACAAAAACAAATAGTGTTAGAGAGTATTTTTCGGATGCAGGACAAAAAGTTGAAATTGACGATCCAGATCAAATAATCAACGTACAAACTAAGCCCGGTGATATTGTTATTTTTAACGGAAGAATCATCCATGGATCTACGAAAAACGAATCCAGTTATCGTTTTCGAAGGTCACTAATTGGTCATTTTACGGGAGCAAGCGTGGAACGATTAGCCTTAAACTTTAATTGGTTATACAATCGGTACGGAGAAAAAGTAAGAAGACGATTGAATAAAAACACAAAAATAACCGAGAAGTATGGAACCGTGTTTTCAATAAAGCAGGCTCACTACTTTGAGGATTGGAGATGA
- a CDS encoding phytanoyl-CoA dioxygenase family protein: MTMTSILDEFKQQGFVVIPNAYTSEEVEKLKEQYQHLWMDQVREGIIQQDPEKPLESLYPRIKDYHQKEENVFHFVMKPEVISLVEHLLEEEVDLISTNFYFKPPGAQGMPMHQDNYGIGVTPGKCIAVWVSLSEAKTENGSMRFVQGTADFDILEPEKTIDEKADTFGGYVQTLKVPEGHEIVHLNTSPGDIVIYNGAVLHDSPPNNTKEEFRQSIISHFAPVSAKKLHLITITL, encoded by the coding sequence ATGACCATGACCAGCATACTGGACGAGTTTAAACAGCAAGGCTTTGTTGTGATTCCAAATGCCTATACATCTGAAGAAGTGGAAAAATTAAAAGAACAGTATCAACATTTATGGATGGATCAAGTTAGGGAGGGAATTATCCAACAAGACCCTGAGAAACCCCTAGAATCCCTTTATCCCAGAATCAAAGATTATCATCAAAAAGAGGAGAACGTGTTTCACTTTGTCATGAAACCTGAGGTCATCTCCTTAGTGGAACATTTGTTGGAGGAAGAAGTCGATCTAATCTCCACTAATTTTTATTTCAAGCCCCCAGGAGCTCAGGGTATGCCCATGCATCAAGACAATTATGGGATTGGTGTAACTCCCGGAAAATGTATTGCAGTTTGGGTGAGTTTAAGTGAAGCAAAAACTGAAAATGGAAGCATGCGGTTCGTACAAGGCACCGCTGATTTTGATATATTGGAACCTGAAAAAACAATCGATGAAAAGGCTGATACCTTCGGTGGGTATGTACAGACTTTAAAAGTTCCTGAAGGGCATGAAATCGTACATCTGAACACTTCCCCTGGAGATATTGTCATTTACAACGGCGCTGTACTTCATGATTCGCCTCCAAACAACACAAAAGAAGAATTCAGGCAATCCATTATCTCGCATTTTGCACCTGTGAGTGCTAAAAAGTTACACTTAATTACAATTACCTTGTAA